From Glycine soja cultivar W05 chromosome 4, ASM419377v2, whole genome shotgun sequence, the proteins below share one genomic window:
- the LOC114410822 gene encoding uncharacterized protein LOC114410822: protein MVVETPTSGSMLASNVRLNCPVEISSKTFLIDLICLPLSQIDVILGMDWLSSNHVLLNCFDKTLVFDDFGVSKDKMFISTNQVVTSLKEDAQVYMTLSNLEVETKVSMGDLPVVREFPKVFPKDISGLPPEREIEFSIDLVPGIGPISIVPYRMSPIELAELKKLEELLDK, encoded by the coding sequence atGGTGGTAGAGACCCCAACTAGTGGTTCTATGTTAGCTTCTAATGTGCGTTTGAATTGTCCCGTGGAAATTTCTAGTAAAACATTCTTGATTGATCTaatttgtttgcctttgagccaaattgatgttattctaGGTATGGATTGGTTATCTTCTAACCATGTCTTGTTAAACTGTTTTGATAAAACTTTGGTGTTTGATGATTTTGGAGTAAGTAAGGATAAGATGTTTATCTCTACCAACCAAGTTGTgacatctttaaaagaagatgcTCAAGTGTACATGACCCTGTCTAACCTGGAAGTAGAGACAAAGGTTTCCATGGGCGACCTCCCTGTTGTCAGAGAGTTTCCTAAAGTGTTCCCTAAGGATATATCTGGtttaccacctgagagagagatagagttttcCATAGACCTAGTACCTGGTATTGGACCCATATCCATAGTCccttataggatgtctcctATAGAGTTAGCAGAGCTTAAGAAGttagaggagttgttggataagtAG